The proteins below come from a single Triticum aestivum cultivar Chinese Spring chromosome 5D, IWGSC CS RefSeq v2.1, whole genome shotgun sequence genomic window:
- the LOC123121960 gene encoding calcineurin subunit B, which produces MGNASSMLTQYDIEEVQEHCSYLFSQQEIVSLYERFCQLDRSAKGFVAEDEFLSIPEYSTNPLSQRLLRMVDGLNFKEFVSFLSTFSARASLQQKIEFIFKVYDIDGKGKVSFKDLVEVLRDLTGSSMSEKQREQVLTKVLEEAGYTRDSTLSLEDFVTIIGHTGLKMEVEVPID; this is translated from the exons ATGGGGAACGCGTCGTCGATGCTGACGCAGTACGACATCGAGGAGGTGCAGGAGCACTGCAGCTACCTAT TCTCGCAGCAGGAGATCGTGTCGCTGTACGAGCGATTCTGCCAGCTCGACCGCAGCGCCAAGGGCTTCGTCGCCGAGGACGAGTTCCTCTCCATCCCGGAGTACTCCACCAACCCGCTCTCCCAg AGGCTGCTACGTATGGTTGATGGATTGAACTTCAAGGAATTTGTTTCTTTTCTCTCTACCTTCAGCGCAAGGGCCAGCCTTCAGCAAAAGATTGAGT TCATATTTAAGGTGTATGACATTGATGGCAAGGGGAAAGTAAGCTTCAAGGACCTGGTAGAGGTTTTACGGGACCTAACGGGCTCATCCATGTCAGAGAAACAAAGAGAG CAAGTACTAACAAAGGTGTTGGAAGAAGCTGGGTATACACGGGATTCCACTCTATCATTAGAAGATTTTGTGACG ATCATCGGCCACACTGGCCTGAAGATGGAGGTGGAAGTGCCCATCGACTAG
- the LOC123121956 gene encoding phenylacetaldehyde reductase yields MAPPRVCVTGGSGYIASWLVKLLLSRGYAVHATLRDPSDQKNAHLMQLDGAAESLSLFKADVLDRAALAAAVEGCQGVFHVASPVPADKTVDPESEIMVPAVKGTLNILEVCSSVKVQKVVVVSSTAAVHSNPNWPQGKPKDESCWSDRKICMEKEAWYNLAKTVAEETAWEYAEKNELNVVTLCPCIVFGPQLQPVVNTTSELLIYVIKGGPNVLNDTPLQIVDVRDVADALLLIYEKPESSGRYICAPNYISTKALLELLKKMYPDYNYVKCKADAHQNSPVTPVSSAKLSNLGWKPRALEETLLDSIEYYRKTGILQDVEGQTYRLPDIFRHYQAANE; encoded by the exons atggcacCACCGCGGGTGTGCGTGACCGGCGGCAGCGGGTACATCGCCTCGTGGCTCGTCAAGCTGCTCCTCTCCCGGGGCTACGCCGTCCACGCCACCCTCCGCGACCCCA GTGACCAGAAGAACGCGCATCTGATGCAGCTGGACGGCGCGGCGGAGAGCCTGAGCTTGTTCAAGGCCGACGTGCTCGACCGCGCCGCGCTGGCCGCCGCCGTCGAGGGTTGCCAGGGCGTCTTCCATGTCGCCTCCCCTGTTCCCGCGGATAAGACCGTCGACCCTGAG TCAGAAATCATGGTGCCTGCCGTGAAGGGCACCCTAAATATTCTTGAAGTTTGTTCATCTGTGAAGGttcagaaggttgtggtggtgtcATCCACCGCTGCTGTTCATTCAAACCCCAACTGGCCTCAGGGTAAACCCAAAGACGAGAGTTGCTGGTCCGACAGAAAAATATGCATGGAGAAGGAG GCTTGGTATAATCTTGCTAAAACTGTTGCTGAAGAGACAGCTtgggaatatgcagagaagaatgagcTCAATGTAGTTACTTTATGTCCTTGTATTGTTTTTGGGCCACAATTGCAACCTGTTGTCAACACCACCAGTGAACTCCTCATCTATGTCATAAAAG GGGGTCCTAATGTGTTGAATGACACGCCGTTGCAAATAGTCGATGTCCGTGATGTGGCAGATGCTTTGCTTCTGATATATGAGAAACCAGAATCATCCGGGAGATATATCTGCGCACCAAATTACATTAGCACAAAGGCTTTGCTGGAGCTGCTAAAGAAGATGTACCCTGACTACAACTATGTAAAATG CAAGGCCGATGCGCATCAAAACTCTCCTGTCACGCCGGTTTCGTCGGCAAAATTGAGTAATCTGGGCTGGAAGCCGAGGGCATTGGAGGAGACGCTCCTGGACAGCATCGAATACTACCGAAAGACAGGAATTCTGCAGGATGTGGAGGGACAGACCTACCGCCTTCCTGATATTTTCCGTCATTATCAAGCTGCCAACGAATGA
- the LOC123121958 gene encoding cinnamoyl-CoA reductase 1, with protein sequence MASSPPLPRVCVTGGGGYIASWLVKLLLSRGYAVNATVRDPRDPKNACLEQLDGARENLRVFKADMLDYGAVTPALAGCEGVFHIATPVPEQEMVDPEKEMMDPTVKGTMNVLKACSAMNVEKLILVSSAASICFNPDWPEDKVKDESCWSDKEFCKENKSWYSLAKTEAEEIALEYGEKNGLHVITFCPGLVFGPLLQHVVLNTSSKVLLYMIKGGPDTMNNKFWPIVDVRDVADVLLLLYNKAGRHERYICSLDQMDLKELLEIMKSMYPRYSYADKMVDVDYKGALTSDKLKNLGWKPRKLEDTLADSVESYEKAGLLHVSDGEPCRLPFFYRMPPLVE encoded by the exons ATGGCGTCGTCGCCGCCACTGCCGCGCGTGTGCGTGACCGGCGGCGGCGGGTACATCGCCTCGTGGCTCGTCAAGCTGCTCCTCTCCCGCGGCTACGCCGTCAACGCCACCGTCCGCGACCCAC GTGATCCGAAGAACGCGTGCCTCGAGCAGCTGGATGGGGCTCGGGAGAACCTGCGGGTGTTCAaggccgacatgctcgactacggcgCGGTGACGCCCGCGCTCGCCGGCTGCGAGGGCGTCTTCCATATCGCCACTCCGGTGCCCGAGCAGGAGATGGTTGACCCCGAG AAAGAGATGATGGATCCTACTGTCAAGGGAACCATGAATGTACTCAAGGCCTGCTCAGCTATGAACGTTGAGAAACTCATTCTGGTTTCCTCCGCCGCCAGTATTTGCTTCAATCCGGATTGGCCAGAAGATAAAGTCAAAGATGAAAGCTGTTGGTCAGACAAAGAGTTCTGCAAGGAGAATAAG AGCTGGTATTCTCTTGCAAAGACCGAAGCTGAAGAGATAGCCCTGGAATACGGGGAGAAGAACGGATTGCATGTCATCACATTTTGCCCTGGTCTGGTCTTCGGCCCTCTGTTGCAGCATGTGGTGCTCAACACTAGCAGCAAGGTCCTCCTCTACATGATAAAAG GAGGCCCTGATACGATGAACAATAAGTTCTGGCCCATAGTAGACGTTCGCGACGTAGCTGACGTGTTGCTCCTGCTGTACAACAAGGCAGGGCGACATGAGAGGTACATATGCTCGTTAGACCAAATGGACTTGAAGGAATTGCTGGAGATAATGAAGAGCATGTACCCTAGATATAGTTATGCAGACAA GATGGTCGACGTGGATTACAAGGGTGCACTGACTTCGGATAAACTGAAGAATTTGGGGTGGAAACCAAGGAAATTGGAGGATACACTCGCAGACAGTGTCGAGTCGTATGAAAAGGCAGGGCTTCTTCATGTTTCAGATGGCGAACCCTGCCGGCTTCCCTTCTTCTACCGCATGCCACCTTTGGTGGAATGA